The segment CCGCACGCGTGTGTCGGCGCGGTCATAGTCCGCCATGTCGTCTCCCCATTCCCGTCAGAGCAAGGCGCGGTCGATCGCGACCACGGTCTTCGCGGTCTGCGCCCGGTCGGCCTCGGCGATCGCTTCGCCGATGTCGTCGAAATCGAAGGTCTTCCCCACCAACTCGTCAAGCTTGAGCATGCCGCGCTCGTAGAGGCCGACGATGCGCGGAATCTCCCGCCCCGGGATATTGCCGCCGCCGAGGCAGCCCATCAGCTTGCGCTCGCCGAACAGCAGCCCGGCATTGACCGAGACGTCCGACGCCCAGGGCACGCCGCCGATCATCACCGTCGTCCCGCCGCGCCCGGTGAAGCCGACCGCCTGGCGGATCAGCGCATGGTTGCCGACCACCTCGAAGGCGAAGTCGACGCCGCGCGGCTGGAGCGCCTTGACCGCGGCGTCGACCTCGGCCGGATCGCCGCCGCTCTGGATCAGGTCGGTCGCGCCCATGTTCGATGCGATGTCGAGCTTCGCCCGGTTGGTGTCGATCGCGATGATCCGCGAGGCACCGGCGATCCGCGCGCCCTGGATCACGTTGAGGCCGACGCCGCCGCAGCCGATCACCGCGACGCTGGTCCCCGGCGTCACCTTGGCGACGTTGAACACCGCGCCGAGCCCGGTCGTCACCGAACAGGCGCAGAAGCAGAGCCGGTCGAGCGGCAGGTGCGGCGCGACCTTGACCAGCATCGCCTCCCGCATCACCGCATATTCGGCGAGCGAGCCGACCCCGACCATCGGGAAGACCATGCGGCCGTCCTGCGAGAAGCGGGTCGAATCGTCGGCCATGCGCCCGACCGCGCTCTTGAACTCGGGGCCGTCGCAGAACTGGAGCTTGCCGCTGTTGCACGGGTCGCAATGGCCGCAGGGCCCGAACATCGCCATCACGACATGATCGCCGCGCTTGAGGTCGCGGACGCCGGGCCCGACCGCCTCGACCACGCCCGCGCCCTCATGGCCCAGGATGACGGGCCGGTCCTTGCCGACATTGCTGCGGTTGTGGACGACATGGAGGTCCGACCCGCAGATGCCCGAGGCGGCGATCCGGACCAGCACCTCGCCGAAGCGAGGCTCCTCGACCGCGACCTCTTCCAGTCGGGGGGTATTACTGTCTTGGTGCAACAGGGCTGCGCGCATCCGGCTCTCCTTCCTCGCCTCTCCGGGCAAGCGGCGCGAACCTAACACCACCCCTCTAACCGGACAATCGCTTGTTTCCTAAATATCATAATGAGCGCGCTTCAACAGCCGAAGGAATGCCGATAATATCGGATATTATCCGGCGGTTTTTTCCAGGGACACATCGCCCCGCCCGATCGCAACGAAAGAACCAACCGATCGGTTGACAGACAGGACGGCCCTTTCTAGCCTTCCCGTCCGACGAGAAGCGCGGAGCACCGATCGGGAGAGGCGGGCATGGCGAGCCAGAGTGCCGGCTTGGGCGAATATGTCGCGCAGGGGACCACCCCCGTCGCGCGGGCGCGGCGGATGCTGGCGATCTTCGTCATGACGGCGGGCGGCTGCTTCACCGGGCTGATGACCACCGCCCTGTCGCCCAGCATGGTCGCGATCAAGGCGCATTTCGGGCATGACGCCTCCGCCGCGCTCGTCGCGCAGCTCGTCGTCACCACCGCCAGCCTCGGCGTCGTGATCGGCGGGCCGGTCGCGGGCTGGCTGATCCAGCGCTTCGGCATCCGCGCCGTGCTGCTGGGGGCGCTGCCCTGCTACGGGCTGTGCGGTTCGGCCGGCCTGCTGCTCGAAAGCGCGACCGCGCTGTTCGCGTCGCGCTTCGGCCTGGGCTTCTGCGCCGCGACGATCTTCACCGCATCGGTGACCCTGCTCGGCGACAGCTTCGTCGGCGGCGGGCGATCGCGCGTGCTCGGCTTCAAGACGACGGTGGCGGCGGGCTTCGCGGTGCTGTCGGTGATGCTGTCCGCGCGGATCGCCGAGGCCGCCGGCTGGCGCGCGCCCTTCGCCCTCTACGGCGCGACCGCGCTGGCGATGATGCTGATCGTCCTGTTCGCGGTCGAGGCCCGCCCGCGCGAGCAGGCGCGGGCCGTGGCGGCGCCGGCCATGCGCGGGCTGCTGATCCTCTGGCCGGTCTATGCCATCCTGATCGCGATATCGGCGATCACCATCCTGCAACAGACGCAGGTGCCGC is part of the Rhizorhabdus wittichii RW1 genome and harbors:
- a CDS encoding Alcohol dehydrogenase GroES domain protein (PFAM: Alcohol dehydrogenase, zinc-binding domain protein; Alcohol dehydrogenase GroES domain protein); amino-acid sequence: MRAALLHQDSNTPRLEEVAVEEPRFGEVLVRIAASGICGSDLHVVHNRSNVGKDRPVILGHEGAGVVEAVGPGVRDLKRGDHVVMAMFGPCGHCDPCNSGKLQFCDGPEFKSAVGRMADDSTRFSQDGRMVFPMVGVGSLAEYAVMREAMLVKVAPHLPLDRLCFCACSVTTGLGAVFNVAKVTPGTSVAVIGCGGVGLNVIQGARIAGASRIIAIDTNRAKLDIASNMGATDLIQSGGDPAEVDAAVKALQPRGVDFAFEVVGNHALIRQAVGFTGRGGTTVMIGGVPWASDVSVNAGLLFGERKLMGCLGGGNIPGREIPRIVGLYERGMLKLDELVGKTFDFDDIGEAIAEADRAQTAKTVVAIDRALL
- a CDS encoding major facilitator superfamily MFS_1 (PFAM: major facilitator superfamily MFS_1), which translates into the protein MASQSAGLGEYVAQGTTPVARARRMLAIFVMTAGGCFTGLMTTALSPSMVAIKAHFGHDASAALVAQLVVTTASLGVVIGGPVAGWLIQRFGIRAVLLGALPCYGLCGSAGLLLESATALFASRFGLGFCAATIFTASVTLLGDSFVGGGRSRVLGFKTTVAAGFAVLSVMLSARIAEAAGWRAPFALYGATALAMMLIVLFAVEARPREQARAVAAPAMRGLLILWPVYAILIAISAITILQQTQVPLLLASDHDAPPTTIGWVIAGGTVAYTIASIFYGSLHVRLGPRRMFALNLALIGSGVSVLGLSHDLLLSAAGCLLLGSGGGLMQPYLLNVLLDRTAAETRGRAIGLVSPAINSGQFLSPLLFFLLFAGLGGHGAFLTIGIVLFLSALAGLRSGVPAVRAAPAT